Below is a genomic region from Scyliorhinus canicula chromosome 2, sScyCan1.1, whole genome shotgun sequence.
GCTGGGTCACCTGTGAAAGGGTTAGTACCAACTCTACAACCTCCACTCGTGGTTCGATCTGCACACAGAGCGTTTGTGCTCAGGCACTACAGAGGGCAGCTCCATATCAACGAGCAGGTTGTGGGACTGGAGCTGGGCTCAAACTGGGCGAGGGCAGCAGGTGCTGATTGTCAAGCCCTCTCCCACATGTTTCTGTTCCATATAAAACAGAACAAGATGAAGCACTTgggttcccccctcctcccacatgcACCCATGGGGTGGCCCAGTGTTTTGAGAGCATTGTTCAATGAGCAGCAGCATGATTGAGTCAGTGAGGGGATGAAGGGGTTAAAATTAATTCCAAATCTCTTCTGTCCACCTCACTACCTGTAGAAAGTCCTGTTTACCCATTACCCCGGCCTCCCTAATCCACATTGGCTCCCAGCCAGGAACCCCGCTTTCTTTAACATTTTCCTGGTTGGTTCAAAATCTCTCTGTggctatctctgtaactcctcaAACCCCTGAGGTCCCTGTGTTCCTCTATTTAGAGCACCTTGTGTACCCTCAGTttgaattgctccaccattggtggctatgCCTTCGGTTACCTGGGGctcgaagctctggaattctccggAAAGCTCTCTGCCTCGGCACCAACCATTCCTCCTTTGAAACATTCCTTAAAACttgcctctttgaccaaacgtTTGGACATTTACCCTGTCACCTCCGATGTGGCTCAGTGCTGATATTTGTTTCCGATAAGGCCTGGGAGCTTTGACAATATTAATGGCGTTgtgtaaatacaagttgttattgTTCCTCCTCCTCATACTGACATTCGCCCTCCCTTTGAGGTGTCAGACTAATGACTGCCCTTGTAAATTTAACAGGGAATTGAAGACAGATTGGACAAGCGGAACAGTCCAGGGTGAGGCTGCAACAACACACAGACCTGCTCAGCAGATAGGGAGTGGACGAGAGAGGCCCGAGAACCTGGGAAGTGAGGACTCTGTTCAATCAGTGATAGAGGCAAATGGGGCCTTCGCAGGAGCCAGAGCAGCAGAACCTAGCAGAAACATCCTGACTGACACTCAGCCAGCAAAAATCCCTGGACAAAGCACAGACTGGGTTGGAATCAGAATCCATGAGCTGGAGAGGGACAGTCCAACTCAGTCAGGACAAAAGGAGATGCCAACCAGGAAGCTCCAGAGTGATAGGCGAGAAGGAGGGGTCTGTCGCCAGTCAGTGACACGCTGTCTGATTGGTGAAGAGCCTCTTACTGCTGTGCTCGGAGATGGTTCTGGTCCACTCAGCTCCATGTCTCAGAGAGGAGATGGCGTAGCTCCGAATTTACCGAGAGAAGATTCTGCTGAATTACTAACACAGCATCTGACTGTTGAGGGTGGAGATACTGACCACGCGATGGGCAGTTTTGCGCAGTTTGTTGCAGTGTCTTCAAGAAGAGAAGGTGTTGCTTCAGCAACCGAAGATTCTGGTCAACCGGCCAAATGTCTTCCGATTGGCAAAGATGAATCTGTGAGTGAACCGGAGCAGATAGACAGAGCAGCAACAGAAAGTATTGTTCAACTTGCAGAAGACTATTCGATTGGAGTAGATCAGGTTTACAGCGGACCTGTGGGGGACAGTCAGAAATTGTCAGCAGTGTCTGTGAGTGAAAGAGAATTGACTGAAGGCCAAACTAGACAAGGTCTCCCTCAGCAGGGAAACCCATCTCCAACTGGAGATGACGAGTTTGACCGTCAAAGATTTGAGGATTGTGGTCAGTTGTCAGGACAGGTCCTGAGTGGAGACATTCAGCTTAGTGACCGACCAGGAGAGGATTCAGAGCAGCCAATCCCAGAGTCTCTCGCTGGACAAGAAACCGATTCTCATCTCACAAGAGAAGAGTCTGTTCGATCGGGAAGGAAGCATTTGATGGGGATAGAGCTGTGGGACCCAGAAAGAGAGGCTGCATCTCAATCAGGAAAAGAGCTTCAGACTGGTCGAGTTCAGGCTTGGGGCCCACTCAGAGTGGATTCTACAGAAACTgtcctgagggagagagagtcggACAGGGGCATGAGCTCAGAATCTTCAATGTTGGTGAGAGTGAGTCTGAGCGGACAACTCCAGGGTCAGGGCCCAGTCACGGAGGATTCAGCATCACTGACAGAAGAGTCTCTGAGTGGGAGAGGTCAGGCTGATGGCCTAGTGAGGAACGACACTGCTGGACCAGCGAAAGGATCTCTGAGTGGAGAGGGTCAAACTGAGAGGTCAATAGTCCAGGATTCGGTGCGATTGACAACAACAACTGAGGGCCAGTCAGATGAGACTGACAGCCGGGAGAGTTTGACTGGAGGAAAACTGGTTGAAGATCTGGGTCTGTCTGAAGAAGATTCTCTGATTGGAGCAGAGCAGACCGACACCCAAACAGTGGAGGATTTGGTAAACTGGGAAACAGCGAATAGGGAACAGGATCAGGCAGGTGtcccagggagagaggagggcactccTTCAGAAACAGGAGGAGTGGCTGAGAAGGAGCAGTGTGATTGGTTACCAAGGGAGGATTCTGACCAGTTACCCATCAGTGACCAATCACAGCCCCACACCGAGGAAAGAGTGAACACTGTTCAGTTCCTGACGGGGCAAGACCCTAATTATGGCCAATCTAGGCAGGCCGTTCCTCAGTTAGTAGAAGCTTCTCAGAGTGAACAACACCAACCTCTAACTAAAGAGATCTTCGCCCAACATAGCCCAGAATCTGTGTGTGAACCGGAGCAGATAGACAGAGCAGCAACAGAAAGTATTGTTCAACTTGCAGAAGACTATTCGATTGGAGTAGATCAGGTTTACAGCGGACCTGTGGGGGACAGTCAGAAATTGTCAGCAGTGTCTGTGAGTGAAAGAGAATTGACTGAAGGCCAAACTAGACAAGGTCCCGCTCAGCAGGGAAAACCATCTCCAGCTGGAGATGACGAGTTTGACCGTCAAAGATTTGAGGATTGTGGTCAGTTGTCAGGACAGGTCCTGAGTGGAGACATTCAGCTTAGTGACCGACCAGGAGAGGATTCAGAGCAGTTAATCCCAGAGTCTCTCGCTGGACAAGAAACCGATTCTCATCTCACAAGAGAAGAGTCTGTTCGATCGGGAAGGAAGCATTTGATGAGGAAAGTGCTGATGGAATCAGAAAGAGAGGCTGTTTCTCAATCAGGAAAAGAGCTTCAGACTGGTCAAGTTCAGGCTTGGGGCCCACTCAGAGTGGATTCTACAGAAACTgtcctgagggagagagagccggACAGGGGCATGAGTTCAGAATCTTCAATGTTGGTGAGAGTGAGTCTGAGTGGACAACTCCAGGGTCAGGGCCCAGTCATGGAGGATTGTGGTCAACAGGCCAAAGGTATTCTGTTTGGAAAACATGAGGGGAGCAGATCTCCAAGTGTGGACATCATTCACTTGGAACAAGATCTCCAGAGTGGGCAAGGCCAAGGGGACATCCCACCCAGAGGTGGGTCATCACTGCAAACATGGTCTGCGATTCCCAGGGAGCAACACCAGATCGCTCACCAAACAGGAAAGGTTTCTACTCAGTTCCAAAAAAAGAGGAGATGGTGGAAAGTTCCTGCTCAGGCTCAACAGGAACCTGCTCAGGAGGCCGTTGTGTCTCTTAGTGAACAACAGCTTTGTGACCGACCAGGAGGGGATTCTGAGCAGCTAATGCCAAGAGAAGAGTCTGTTCAATGTAGACAGAAGCATTTGATGGGGAAAGAACTGATGGAATCAGAAAGAGAGGCTGCATCTCAATCAGGAAAAGAGCTTCAGACTGGTCAAGTTCAGGCTTGGGGCCCACTCAGAGTGGATTCTACAGAAACTgtcctgagggagagagagtcggACAGGGGCATGAGCTCAGAATCTTCAATGTTGGTGAGAGTGAGTCTGAGCGGACAACTCCAGGGTCAGGGCCCAGTCACGGAGGATTCAGCATCACTGACAGAAGAGTCTCTGAGTGGGAGAGGTCAGGCTGATGGCCTAGTGAGGAACGACACTGCTGGACCAGCGAAAGGATCTCTGAGTGGAGAGGGTCAAACTGAGAGGTCAATAGTCCAGGATTCAGTGCGATTGACAACAACAACTGAGGGCCAATCAGATGAGACTGACAGCCGGGAGAGTTTGACTGGAGGAAAACTGGTTGAAGATCTGGGTCTGTCTGAAGAAGATTCTCTGATTGGAGCAGAGCAGACCGACACCCAAACAGTGGAGGATTCGGTAAACTGGGAAACAGCGAATAGGGAACAGGATCAGGCAGATGtcccagggagagaggagggcactccTTCAGAAACAGGAGGAGTGGCTGAGAAGGAGCAGTGTGATTGGTTACCGAGGGAGGATTCTGACCAGTTACCCATCAGTGACCAATCACAGCCCCACACCGAGGAAAGAGTGAACACTGTTCAGTTCCTGACGGGGCAAGACCCTAATTATGGCCAATTCAGGCAGGCGGTTCCTCAGTTAGTAGAAGCTTCTCAGAGTGGAGAACACCAACCTCTAACTAAAGAGATCTTCGCCCAACATAGCCCAGAATCTGTGTGTGAACCGGAGCAGATAGACAGAGCAGCAACAGAAAGTATTGTTCAACTTGCAGAAGACTATTCGATTGGAGTAGATCAGGTTTACAGCGGACCTGTGGGGGACAGTCAGAAATTGTCAGCAGTGTCTGTGAGTGAAAGAGAATTGACTGAAGGCCAAACTAGACAAGGTCCCGCTCAGCAGGGAAAACCATCTCCAGCTGGAGATGACGAGTTTGACCGTCAAAGATTTGAGGATTGTGGTCAGTTGTCAGGACAGGTCCTGAGTGGAGACATTCAGCTTAGTGACCGACCAGGAGAGGATTCAGAGCAGCCAATCCCAGAGTCTCTCGCTGGACAACAAACCGATTCTCATCTCACAAGAGAAGAGTCTGTTCGATCGGGAAGGAAGCATTTGATGAGGAAAGTGCTGATGGAATCAGAAAGAGAGGCTGTTTCTCAATCAGGAAAAGAGCTTCAGACTGGTCAAGTTCAGGCTTGGGGCCCACTCAGAGTGGATTCTACAGAAACTgtcctgagggagagagagtcggACAGGGGCATGAGCTCAGAATCTTCAATGTTGGTGAGAGTGAGTCTGAGCGGACAACTCCAGAGTCAGGGCCCAGTCATGGAGGATTCTGGTCAACAGGTCAAAGGTATTCTATTTGGAAAACATGAGGGGAGCAGATCTCCAAGTGTGGACATCATTCACTTGGCACAAGATCTCCAGAGTGGGCAAGGCCAAGGGGACATCCCACCCAGAGGTGGGTCATCACTGCAAACACGGTCTGCAATTCCCAGGGAGCAACACCAGATCGCTCACCAAACAGGAAAGGTTTCTACTCAGTTCCAAAAAAAGAGGAGAcgaagaacaaggaacaaagaaacgtccagcacagaaacaggcccgaGACAGCGGAAAGTTCCTGCTCAGGCTCAACAGGAACCTGCTCAGGAGGCCGTTGTGCCACTTAGTGAACAACAGCTTTGTGACGGACCAGGAGGGGATTCTGAGCAGCCAATCCCAGAGTCTCTCGGTGGACAACAAACCGATTCTCATCTCACAAGAGAAGAGTCTGTTCGATCGGGAAGGAAGCATTTGATGAGGAAAGTGCTGATGGAATCAGAAAGAGAGGCTGATTCACAATCAGGAAAAGAGCTTCAGACTGGTCAAGTTCAGGCTTGGGGCCCACTCAGAGTGGATTCTACAGAAACTGTCCTGAGGGAGATAGAGTCGGACAGGGGCATGAGCTCAGAATCTTCAATGTTGGTGAGAGTGAGTCTGAGTGGACAACTCCAGGATCAGGGCCCAGTCACGGAGGATTCTGGTCAACAGGCCAAAGGTATTCTATTTGGAAAACATGAGGGGAGCAGATCTCCAAGTTTGGACATCATTCACTTGGCACAAGAGCCCCAGAGTGGGCAAGGCCAAGGGGACATCCCACCGAGAGGTGGGTCATCACTGCAATTACTGTCTGCAATTCCCAGGGAGCAACACCAGATCGCTCACCAAACAGGAAAGGTTTCTACTCAGTTCCAAAAAAAGAGGAGAcgaagaacaaggaacaaagaaaagtccagcacagaaacaggcccgaGACAGCGGAAAGTTCCTGCCCAGGCTCAACAGGAACCTGCTCAGGAGGCCGTTGTGCCTCTTAGTGAACAACAGCTTTGTAACCAACCAGGAGGGGATTCTGAGCAGCCAATCCCAGAGTCTCTCGGTGGACAACAAACCGATTCTCATCTCACAACAGAAGAGTCTGTTCAATGTAGACAGAAGCATTTGACGGGGAAAGAACTGATGGAATCAGAAAGAGAGGCTGTATCTCAATCAGGAAAAGAGCTTCAGACTGGTCAAGTTCAGGCTTGGGGCCCACTCGGAGTGGATTCTACAGAAACTgtcctgagggagagagagtcggACAGGGGCATGAGCTCAGAATCTTCAGTGTTGGTGAGAGTGAGTCTGAGCGGACAACTCCAGGGTCAGGGCCCAGTCACGGAGGATTCAGCATCACTGACAGAAGAGTCTCTGAGTGGGAGAGGTCAGGCTGATGGCCTAGTGAGGAACGACACTGCTGGACCAGCGAAAGGATCTCTGAGTGGAGAGGGTCAAACTGAGAGGTCAATAGTCCAGGATTCGCTGCGATTGACAACAACAACTGAGGGCCAATCAGATGAGACTGACAGCCGGGAGTGTTTGACTGGAGGAAAACTGGTTGAAGATCTGGGTCTGTCTGAAGAAGATTCTCTGATTGGAGTAGAGGAGTCCGACACCCAAACAGTGGAGGATTCGGTAAACTGGGAAACAGCGAATAGGGAACAGGATCAGGCAGGTGtcccagggagagaggagggcactccTTCAGAAACAGGAGGAGTGTCTGAGAAGGAGCAGTGTGATTGGTTACCGAGGGAGGATTCTGACCAGTTACCCATCAGTGACCAATCACAGCCCCACACCGAGGAAAGAGTGAACACTGTTCAGTTCCTGACGGGGCAAGACCCTAATTATGGCCAATTCAGCCAGGCCGTTCCTCAGTTAGTAGAAGCTTCTCAGAGTGAACAACACCAACCTCTAACTAAAGAGATCTTCGCCCAACATAGCCCAGAATCTGTGTGTGAACCGCAGCAGATAGACAGAACAGCAACAGAAAGTATTGTTCAACTTGCAGAAGACTATTCGATTGGAGTAGATCAGGTTTACAGCGGACCTGGGGGGGACAGTCAGAAATTGCCAGCAGTGTCTGTGAGTGAAAGAGAATTGACTGAAGGCCAAACTAGACAAGGTCCCGCTCAGCAGGGAAAACCATCTCCAGCTGGAGATGACGAGTTTGACCGTCAAAGATTTGAGGATTGTGGTCAGTTGTCAGGACAGGTCCTGAGTGGCGACATTCAGCTTAGTGACCGACCAGGAGAGGATTCAGAGCAGTTAATCCCAGAGTCTCTCGCTGGACAAGAAACCGATTCTCATCTCACAAGAGAAGAGTCTGTTCGATCGGGAAGGAAGCATTTGATGAGGAAAGAACTGATGGAATCAGAAAGAGAGGCTGTTTCTCAATCAGGAAAAGAGCTTCAGACTGGTCAAGTTCAGGCTTGGGGCCCACTCAGATTGGATTCTACAGAAACTgtcctgagggagagagagtcggACAGGGGCATGAGCTCAGAATCTTCAATGTTGGTGAGAGTGAGTCTGAGCGGACAACTCCAGGGTCAGGGCCCAGTAACGGAGGATTCTGGTCAACAGGCCAAAGGTATTCTGTTTGGAAAACATGAGGGGAGCAGATCTCCAAGTGTGGACATCATTCACTTGGCACAAGAGCCCCAGAGTGGGCAAGGCCAAGGGGACATCCCACCCAGAGGTGGGTCATCACTGCAAACACGGTCTGCGATTCCCAGGGAGCAACACCAGATCGCTCACCAAACAGGAAAGGTTTCTACTCAGTTCCAAAAAAAGAGGAGAcgaagaacaaggaacaaagaaaagtccagcacagaaacaggcccgaGACAGCAGAAAGTTCCTGCTCAGGCTCAACAGGAACCTGCTCAGGAGGCCGTTGTGCCTCTTAGTGAACAACAGCTTTGTGACCGACCAGGAGGGGATTCTGAGCAGCCAATCCCAGAGTCTCTCGGTGGACAACAAACCGATTCTCATCTCACAAGAGAAGAGTCTGTTCAATGTAGACAGAAGCATCTGATGGGGAAAGAACTGATGGAATCAGAAAGAGAGGCTGCATCTCAATCAGGAAAAGAGCTTCAGACTGGTCAAGTTCAGGCTTGGGGCCCACTCAGAGTGGATTCTACAGAAACTgtcctgagggagagagagccggACAGGGGCATGAGCTCAGAATCTTCAATGTTGGTGAGAGTGAGTCTGAGTGGACAACTCCAGGGTCAGGGCCCAGTCACGGAGGATTCAGCATCACTGACAGAAGAGTCTCTGAGTGGGAGAGGTCAGGCTGATGGCCTAGTGAGGAACGACACTGCTGGACCAGCGAAAGGATCTCTGAGTGGAGAGGGTCAAACTGAGAGGTCAATAGTCCAGGATTCGGTGCGATTGACAACAACAACTGAGGGCCAGTCAGATGAGACTGACAGCCGGGAGTGTTTGACTGGAGGAAAACTGGTTGAAGATCTGGGTCTGCCTGAAGAAGATTCTCTGATTGGAGCAGAGCAGTCCGACACCCAAACAGTGGAGGATTCGGTAAACTGGGAAACAGCGAATAGGGAACAGGATCAGGCAGGTGtcccagggagagaggagggcactccTTCAGAAACAGGAGGAGTGTCTGAGAAGGAGCAGTGTGATTGGTTACCGAGGGAGGATTCTGACCAGTTACCCATCAGTGACCAATCACAGCCCCACACCGAGGAAAGAGTGAACACTGTTCAGTTCCTGACGGGGCAAGACCCTAATTATGGCCAATCTAGGCAGGCCGTTCCTCAGTTAGTAGAAGCTTCTCAGAGTGAACAACACCAACCTCTAACTAAAGAGATCTTCGCCCAACATAGCTCAGAATCAGAGTGTGAACCGGAGCAGATAGACAGAGCAGCAACAGAAAGTATTGTTCAACTTGCAGAAGACTATTCGATTGGAGTAGATCAGGTTTACAGCGGACCTGTGGGGGACAGTCAGAAATTGTCAGCAGTGTCTGTGAGTGAAAGAGAATTGACTGAAGGCCAAACTAGACAAGGTCTCCCTCAGCAGGGAAAACCATCTCCAGCTGGAGATGACGAGTTTGACCGTCAAAGATTTGAGGATTGTGGTCAGTTGTCAGGACAGGTCCTGAGTGGAGACATTCAGCTTAGTGACCGACCAGGAGAGGATTCAGAGCAGTTAATCCCAGAGTCTCTCGGTGGACAACAGCTTAGTGACCGACCAGGAGGGGATTCAGAGCAGCCAATCCCAGAGTCTCTCGCTGGACAAGAAACCGATTCTCATCTCACAAGAGAAGAGTCTGTTCGATCGGGAAGGAAGCATTTGATGGGGAAAGAACTGATGGAACTAGAAAGAGAGGCTGCATCTCAATCAGGAAAAGAGCTTCAGACTGGTCAAGTTCAGGCTTGGGGCCCACTCAGAGTGGATTCTACAGAAACTgtcctgagggagagagagccagACAGGGGCATGAGCTCAGAATCTTCAATGTTGGTGAGAGTGAGTCTGAGCGGACAACTCCAGGGTCAGGGCCCAGTCACGGAGGATTCAGCATCACTGACAGAAGAGTCTCTGAGTGGGAGAGGTCAGGCTGATGGCCTAGTGAGGAATGACACTGCTGGACCAGCGAAAGAATCTCTGAGTGGAGAGGGTCAAACTGAGAGGTCAATAGTCCAGGATTCGGTGCGATTGACAACAACAACTGAGGGCCAGTCAGATGAGACTGACAGCCGGGAGTGTTTGACTGGAGGAAAACTGGTTGAAGATCTGGGTCTGTCTGAAGAAGATTCTCTGATTGGAGCAGAGCAGTCCGACACCCAAACAGTGGAGGATTCGGTAAACCAGAATTCTGGCCTCCTCTGCCAGACTCTTCCTCAGTTTGTAGGAGTGTGTCAGAGGGAACAACACCAGCTCCTAACAGGAGGGATTTCTGCTAAGTATGCATCAGAATCTGTGTGTGAACAAGAGCTGACAGACAAAACAGTAACACCGGACAAACAACATGCCAGCATCAGCCTGTCCAAAGAACAGCCATTGCATCGCGAAATGGTCCTGCACGGTCCAGAGAGGTCAGTTAACCTGGAATGTGGAAACTATACGCAGCTGGtggcagagcctttggcttgggAGGAGCGTGCAAGCTGGCCTTTGACCGAGTCTCCACCAGAGCTTCAACTGGGAGGTGATCGGGCTGACGATCTGGAAAAGGACAATCTTCCTCCCAGAATCCCGACGCCTCCGAGTGGTAAAGAAGTGGAAGATCCTGCTCAATCAGGAAGCTGCTCTCCAAATGTAGAGGCTGACCCTGCGGTGACCCACCGCAGACGATTACATGGAGACCCCCGAGCAGAGGAAGGTATTGGACCATCTGGAACAGAGTCGGTAACAACCCGGGTTTGGCCTTTCCTCGATTCTTCCCAGCCTCTGGCGGAAACTCTGGATGGCGGGGACTTGACTGGTGACCGAGCAAGGGAGGATTCTGGGAAATCAGCATGGAGCACTGAACAGGTACCTCATTCTTTACCAACCAAATACTCGTCAAAGTTAGCAGAGAGTTAAACTTGGGGAAGACCCTTTTGTATAAATTAGTGTCTTTAATGTGTAAAATCTATAGATTTACTTTTCAATGCCTTGCATTGgggaagcaattttttttttcacccaatttgttttccccaattaaggggcaatttagcgtggccaatccacctacccggcacatctttgggttctgagggtgaaacccacacagacacggggagaacgtgcaaactccacacggacagtggcccagggccgggattcgaacccaggtccttagcaccgcagtcccagtgctaaccactgcgccacatggggAAGGAATGCTTACCAGCAAATTTTATTTCCGGTAGTCATGGTTTTTGGCCCTGCGCTTGAGTCAATGTTTACCATTGTAAATGCAGCGTCAACCGCAGCATTTCAGTGTCTGGTTTCGGCCGAGTTTAGTTGGGTGTTTCTCACACCGAGACAGACCCCGCTAGCCAACTGCATTTGCCGTCCTTGTCACTTTGGCGAGGAACACCAGGTGGAGGCTGCATTTACATCATTCCCTGTGCTGGCGAGCTGAGCTGTCAGTACGGAAGGCTAGCCGTGGATTGGGGCAGAACTTTCGACTCCCCCTCAGCGACCCCTCCGTGGCCTCTGGACTCTCAGACTGCACCCACCTCATCCCGGGTCC
It encodes:
- the LOC119962488 gene encoding uncharacterized protein LOC119962488, which translates into the protein MLAAGDAEAAAEAEEGVDIDNVKGVLQAEQEQVQKRTFTNWVNAQLAKHKTPSVVQDLFQDLRDGHRLLDLLEVLSGQRMEHEKIHSNPAHWRSNIKRALTFLRMQSIKLVNINVLDIVEGKPTIILGLIWSIILYFHAEKFTSGPQSASRQTPVEPPPGLNTPLTAPPPGKGKAVSHTKWKMSTRIALLHWVQEKTKGLGVNVQDFSTSWRSGQAFAAIINALRPGLLDLQEFKHRSVRENLKTVFKVAKMELKIPKLLEVEDIDVSSPDEKSIMTYVCQFLLYSEEPLTPTDEAEIPTPPQSLVGAEVQGARPGQAAQRSVSGDELKREFEESQKRITACIEGAVLFLEDSGSPEELIARHQETFHSFDSSFLEHFLDATDKIKTVLTLQKKTLVEEMRERLCQNWEIVHSAVSSRLLQLKFETEYNKFSEALQECEKELRMDDSPLWVHPAEYQMLFCEGSSLTRSQQHLAAMRQLCEKMPSDGVDAEIRMTKLQACEHRQTELGGRALDRLLWLRDTAGSPVKGELKTDWTSGTVQGEAATTHRPAQQIGSGRERPENLGSEDSVQSVIEANGAFAGARAAEPSRNILTDTQPAKIPGQSTDWVGIRIHELERDSPTQSGQKEMPTRKLQSDRREGGVCRQSVTRCLIGEEPLTAVLGDGSGPLSSMSQRGDGVAPNLPREDSAELLTQHLTVEGGDTDHAMGSFAQFVAVSSRREGVASATEDSGQPAKCLPIGKDESVSEPEQIDRAATESIVQLAEDYSIGVDQVYSGPVGDSQKLSAVSVSERELTEGQTRQGLPQQGNPSPTGDDEFDRQRFEDCGQLSGQVLSGDIQLSDRPGEDSEQPIPESLAGQETDSHLTREESVRSGRKHLMGIELWDPEREAASQSGKELQTGRVQAWGPLRVDSTETVLRERESDRGMSSESSMLVRVSLSGQLQGQGPVTEDSASLTEESLSGRGQADGLVRNDTAGPAKGSLSGEGQTERSIVQDSVRLTTTTEGQSDETDSRESLTGGKLVEDLGLSEEDSLIGAEQTDTQTVEDLVNWETANREQDQAGVPGREEGTPSETGGVAEKEQCDWLPREDSDQLPISDQSQPHTEERVNTVQFLTGQDPNYGQSRQAVPQLVEASQSEQHQPLTKEIFAQHSPESVCEPEQIDRAATESIVQLAEDYSIGVDQVYSGPVGDSQKLSAVSVSERELTEGQTRQGPAQQGKPSPAGDDEFDRQRFEDCGQLSGQVLSGDIQLSDRPGEDSEQLIPESLAGQETDSHLTREESVRSGRKHLMRKVLMESEREAVSQSGKELQTGQVQAWGPLRVDSTETVLREREPDRGMSSESSMLVRVSLSGQLQGQGPVMEDCGQQAKGILFGKHEGSRSPSVDIIHLEQDLQSGQGQGDIPPRGGSSLQTWSAIPREQHQIAHQTGKVSTQFQKKRRWWKVPAQAQQEPAQEAVVSLSEQQLCDRPGGDSEQLMPREESVQCRQKHLTGKELMESEREAVSQSGKELQTGQVQAWGPLGVDSTETVLRERESDRGMSSESSVLVRVSLSGQLQGQGPVTEDSASLTEESLSGRGQADGLVRNDTAGPAKGSLSGEGQTERSIVQDSLRLTTTTEGQSDETDSRECLTGGKLVEDLGLSEEDSLIGVEESDTQTVEDSVNWETANREQDQAGVPGREEGTPSETGGVSEKEQCDWLPREDSDQLPISDQSQPHTEERVNTVQFLTGQDPNYGQFSQAVPQLVEASQSEQHQPLTKEIFAQHSPESVCEPQQIDRTATESIVQLAEDYSIGVDQVYSGPGGDSQKLPAVSVSERELTEGQTRQGPAQQGKPSPAGDDEFDRQRFEDCGQLSGQVLSGDIQLSDRPGEDSEQLIPESLAGQETDSHLTREESVRSGRKHLMRKELMESEREAVSQSGKELQTGQVQAWGPLRLDSTETVLRERESDRGMSSESSMLVRVSLSGQLQGQGPVTEDSGQQAKGILFGKHEGSRSPSVDIIHLAQEPQSGQGQGDIPPRGGSSLQTRSAIPREQHQIAHQTGKVSTQFQKKRRRRTRNKEKSSTETGPRQQKVPAQAQQEPAQEAVVPLSEQQLCDRPGGDSEQPIPESLGGQQTDSHLTREESVQCRQKHLMGKELMESEREAASQSGKELQTGQVQAWGPLRVDSTETVLREREPDRGMSSESSMLVRVSLSGQLQGQGPVTEDSASLTEESLSGRGQADGLVRNDTAGPAKGSLSGEGQTERSIVQDSVRLTTTTEGQSDETDSRECLTGGKLVEDLGLPEEDSLIGAEQSDTQTVEDSVNWETANREQDQAGVPGREEGTPSETGGVSEKEQCDWLPREDSDQLPISDQSQPHTEERVNTVQFLTGQDPNYGQSRQAVPQLVEASQSEQHQPLTKEIFAQHSSESECEPEQIDRAATESIVQLAEDYSIGVDQVYSGPVGDSQKLSAVSVSERELTEGQTRQGLPQQGKPSPAGDDEFDRQRFEDCGQLSGQVLSGDIQLSDRPGEDSEQLIPESLGGQQLSDRPGGDSEQPIPESLAGQETDSHLTREESVRSGRKHLMGKELMELEREAASQSGKELQTGQVQAWGPLRVDSTETVLREREPDRGMSSESSMLVRVSLSGQLQGQGPVTEDSASLTEESLSGRGQADGLVRNDTAGPAKESLSGEGQTERSIVQDSVRLTTTTEGQSDETDSRECLTGGKLVEDLGLSEEDSLIGAEQSDTQTVEDSVNQNSGLLCQTLPQFVGVCQREQHQLLTGGISAKYASESVCEQELTDKTVTPDKQHASISLSKEQPLHREMVLHGPERSVNLECGNYTQLVAEPLAWEERASWPLTESPPELQLGGDRADDLEKDNLPPRIPTPPSGKEVEDPAQSGSCSPNVEADPAVTHRRRLHGDPRAEEGIGPSGTESVTTRVWPFLDSSQPLAETLDGGDLTGDRAREDSGKSAWSTEQEFAGFLNLGYLSERQQEKETGEEDHSSAESEEQEGAIDNKRNNIGYSGSNLQSQVNSQIETCQVLRSRESEIGVTLDPWDHHAVRAVALGHIRRCQEISLQAQAAEQALRALDGFLQLMRGMEEEGDSVLEGAVQAATARLEKEEGSRLLWGTALDLDKTLTAAQIYLMDGVSEKRICCRDLALSLGCQTGGVGLGLQRQESVTQEELQKAFRIRQSRLVSDLQQIQTRAGESGLSEATLPGVQQRLRSLNDLNMELQSKADELAELREMTEQLAWVSSTLGGDAQEELRVTEQVWEETERNIQDWQDQCCVLVAFLREFQNYKKELALTIQKGEDVIPGRLSYIDKEKLQRVMSHIDEVKLEFSNQQEKVDELRKICCHLQSELRKIIDCGSLPFQREADELLDGWLDVSERLDSYSCSLKQGLSLWQDLTESGSRMEEWAEQCLEGLGESVSGRELVLLEEEIQLQEQQIHDFHEKAARIQELLECQEIPLELQVVESTVRKKMDQVKHTQNQLSSQDEELSGDLHRSWAKLEFMEASGSSPGKEQNPQFLQHPQHPQGGPESKASGLCNLGQHQEPVQMAGDPSDDEVTPTAEELPQAPWVGHEQSQEPVSDRQCPGDTEPRRRWNETTEEERAVKRRRESPLTQVEDDQRKQSATKTPRDTAETEQEDMKVYPEKLREYVTNCHQLSDILHTLETSLKSTAAQIPNSYKAAIEQVESQAELGREVSLLEMKILEQRNVAADLERRDEANSEGCVNPAATRLWEHWLCLRDSVREQELHSRSVREEWKTISEQIDRASIVLDHLQDDFPEGLREEANKAELLELEQCCSRYHGDLKHQQSVLATLLRRVTRVLGVEEPSPAVPILQELRAMENRCLSLEEKLEKNRRENGKEIREWEKTLKENNSVGHWLQQTSTQLQDNDGGPGTGPQQLQDAMNTQREAMGESIRQLQGGSSEPHTSVPAETSNQIEGSRGALGDMEAKNIQSRELSLRIGTIQNGLQSVEKMLQGRSESQTEAKAQQKRIWRAIDEWHSVLSQLDAEVLDLAEQEPEQAQELMDRLLEPLQQLQQVSRNAEQRTTLLNKIAECREEYRQSHSSALSWNESTDTLLSNKTDYSSSRSLRKQILVFQVMGEGSRQKQNNLQDVASRLEQLSVMYQTEEMMQCLAQLQQAVSMRQEAIEHKLTELELIATEVGDIETEVKIFENKLSKINTILSSIDLYDLTIQEHLANREIILENLDEMKGLVGVMEGCKESLGLPEEVICTIEVFTKMDRVNTQLGHLQELTTQQSAMLQSLLERLQECDAEMERLQGGGEISIEAQGARLANVTERRDLLLNNTQEALTQRVQQELGYQQPVGGGCRAEGQSPRLHSDQSGDSKVSPDGKLPSLIEEDEDNEGDENIEESVKGRPTPGPAADSWTSVRRSTLFRNLPINQLPFTHQSRAR